The Medicago truncatula cultivar Jemalong A17 chromosome 4, MtrunA17r5.0-ANR, whole genome shotgun sequence genome includes a region encoding these proteins:
- the LOC11444199 gene encoding Golgi SNAP receptor complex member 1-1 isoform X4, with translation MNAYRKLVSTNLSTKGDAAQSDVESWIERLIKQLQQVNSQMQAWVSSGGSDMVSHTLTRHQEILQDITQEFYRLRSSLRAKQEHASLLDDFKEFDRTRLDLEEGGESEQHTLLKENASISRNTGHMDGVISQAQATLGALVFQRSTFGGINSKLSNVSSRLPTVNNILSAIKRKKSMDTLILSLVASVCTFLILIYWITK, from the exons ATGAATGCTTACCGTAAATTAGTTTCTACCAATCTTTCAACAAAAGGTGATGCTGCACAGAGTGATGTAGAGTCATGGATTGAGCGGTTAATAAAACAACTCCAACAAGTAAACTCACAGATGCAAGCTTGGGTATCATCTGGTGGCTCAGATATGGTGTCTCATACTTTGACTAGACACCAAGAAATTCTTCAAGATATCACTCAG GAGTTTTATCGTCTTCGCTCAAGTCTTCGAGCAAAGCAAGAACACGCTTCACTTTTAGATGATTTTAAAGAATTTGACCGGACAAGATTAGACTTGGAAGAGGGTGGAGAATCTGAACAGCATACACTCCTGAAAGAGAATGCATCAATCAGCCGAAATACTGGACAT ATGGACGGTGTAATATCACAAGCACAAGCAACACTGGGGGCACTTGTCTTCCAGCGTTCAACATTTGGTGGCATCAATTCAAAGCTCAGCAACGTGAGCAGTCGTCTCCCTACG GTAAATAACATACTCTCAGCAATAAAGCGAAAAAAGTCAATGGATACCCTAATACTTTCTCTTGTGGCATCTGTATGCACATTTCTCATTTTGATCTACTGGATAACCAAATGA
- the LOC11444199 gene encoding Golgi SNAP receptor complex member 1-1 isoform X3 translates to MEVPTTSWDSLRKQARKLEAQLDEQMNAYRKLVSTNLSTKGDAAQSDVESWIERLIKQLQQVNSQMQAWVSSGGSDMVSHTLTRHQEILQDITQEFYRLRSSLRAKQEHASLLDDFKEFDRTRLDLEEGGESEQHTLLKENASISRNTGHMDGVISQAQATLGALVFQRSTFGGINSKLSNVSSRLPTVNNILSAIKRKKSMDTLILSLVASVCTFLILIYWITK, encoded by the exons GCAAGAAAACTTGAAGCTCAATTGGATGAGCAGATGAATGCTTACCGTAAATTAGTTTCTACCAATCTTTCAACAAAAGGTGATGCTGCACAGAGTGATGTAGAGTCATGGATTGAGCGGTTAATAAAACAACTCCAACAAGTAAACTCACAGATGCAAGCTTGGGTATCATCTGGTGGCTCAGATATGGTGTCTCATACTTTGACTAGACACCAAGAAATTCTTCAAGATATCACTCAG GAGTTTTATCGTCTTCGCTCAAGTCTTCGAGCAAAGCAAGAACACGCTTCACTTTTAGATGATTTTAAAGAATTTGACCGGACAAGATTAGACTTGGAAGAGGGTGGAGAATCTGAACAGCATACACTCCTGAAAGAGAATGCATCAATCAGCCGAAATACTGGACAT ATGGACGGTGTAATATCACAAGCACAAGCAACACTGGGGGCACTTGTCTTCCAGCGTTCAACATTTGGTGGCATCAATTCAAAGCTCAGCAACGTGAGCAGTCGTCTCCCTACG GTAAATAACATACTCTCAGCAATAAAGCGAAAAAAGTCAATGGATACCCTAATACTTTCTCTTGTGGCATCTGTATGCACATTTCTCATTTTGATCTACTGGATAACCAAATGA